A genome region from Arachis duranensis cultivar V14167 chromosome 6, aradu.V14167.gnm2.J7QH, whole genome shotgun sequence includes the following:
- the LOC127748399 gene encoding acetyl-CoA carboxylase 1-like, translating into MSQVIALFLRSNLKISGANNAGFGEIDLERQYVKGVVFLGPPAVSMAALGDKIGSPLIAQAAEVPTLSWNGSHVKIPPGVYEIFT; encoded by the exons ATGTCACAG GTGATAGCTCTTTTCCTAAGATCAAATCTCAAGATATCTGGAGCAAATAATGCAGGTTTTGGAGAAATTGATTTGGAAAGGCAATATG TGAAAGGAGTTGTATTTCTTGGACCTCCAGCTGTATCTATGGCAGCACTGGGAGATAAAATTGGTTCACCATTGATTGCTCAAGCAGCTGAAGTGCCAACTCTTTCATGGAATGGTTCTCAT GTGAAAATTCCACCAGGAGTATATGAAATATTTACATAA
- the LOC107494452 gene encoding uncharacterized protein LOC107494452 isoform X1, with product MCFYIRKIGFIRLLHFKAQPILGNSPTRHFYALVHQKPNRDTHVSYCEPHPDPPKSGGPSVAKIVPLCCNICNLGSAEEIKAKSRELRKKSEARKLAGGEDSDSDYYDGYSDPNSGSKNAFCSGYSNRNSTSEPSLLYAPGRTFGGKWFKD from the exons ATGTGTTTTTATATAAGGAAGATTGGTTTTATTCGATTATTGCACTTTAAGGCTCAGCCGATACTTGGAAATTCTCCTACTAGGCATTTTTATGCCCTAGTTCATCAAAAGCCTAATCGGGATACTCACGTGTCTTACTGTGAACCTCATCCAGATCCTCCAAAATCTG GTGGTCCTTCGGTTGCCAAAATCGTTCCCTTGTGCTGCAATATTTGTAATCTTGGCAGTGCTGAAGAAATAAAGGCAAAATCAAGGGAATTGAG GAAAAAATCAGAAGCTCGAAAACTTGCAGGTGGAGAAGACTCAGATTCAGACTACTACGA TGGTTACTCAGACCCAAATTCTGGTTCTAAAAATGCTTTCTGCAGTGGTTACTCAAACCGAAATTCTACTTCTGAACCCTCTCTACTCTATGCCCCAGGGCGTACCTTTGGTGGAAAATGGTTTAAGGACTAG
- the LOC107494452 gene encoding uncharacterized protein LOC107494452 isoform X2 yields the protein MAASSKIRVHSDSMEPLRVPYNLRSRHRVANYSDSTSRRPKRGKVSTGSIVLEDPHGKQERIPNSERSARRNAPEHPRSKGKKVFKCSHQSKKLEDVFPYPLVAMQHYNKNRKEKEQYKVF from the exons ATGGCTGCCTCCTCTAAAATCCGAGTTCACTC AGACAGCATGGAACCATTGCGAGTGCCGTACAATCTTAGATCTCGTCATCGTGTAGCTAACTACAGTGATTCGACATCTCGCAG ACCAAAGCGTGGTAAGGTCTCCACTGGAAGCATTGTACTGGAAGATCCTCATGGTAAACAAGAAAGAAT ACCAAACTCTGAGCGCTCCGCCAGAAGGAATGCGCCTGAGCATCCTCGTAGTAAAGGGAAAAAAGT ATTTAAGTGTTCACACCAAAGCAAGAAGCTTGAGGATGTGTTTCCTTATCCATTAGTGGCAATGCAACATTACAACAAAAATCGAAAGGag AAAGAACAATACAAGGTTTTTTAA